A genomic stretch from Algoriphagus halophilus includes:
- a CDS encoding S1C family serine protease — MSKKQFFIGIILASLIGGIVALAGVGFLMQPQSANSFDEKQQASFVNLLSGEDFTIPDGINFVASAEVVTPAVVHITSQISYTQSPGRGQRDPLQEFFGLPSPEGRDNQRSPQGMSSGSGVIISPDGYIVTNNHVVENATKVDISLENNKRYLAKVVGTDPTTDLALLKIEGENLPFVKFGDSDQTKIGEWVLAVGNPFNLNSTVTAGIISAKARNINILQDENNMQIESFLQTDAVVNPGNSGGALVNLAGELIGINTAIATRTGTFSGYSFAVPSTLVKKVMDDLMKYGTVQRGLLGVTIQSVSPELAEYLDKDFGVDQGVYVSGVNENSGGAEAGLKQGDIIIGVDGRETNNVSNLQELVARKRPGDEVEVEYLRDGKTYKTKATLKNFDGDTKIIKKEVPKTYEFGGMVFEELKSQLKEGLRIDGGAMISVVGESEWREAGARPGFIITSIISDEGRVRIKSVEQLLEVLNDKSGEDVVVLGMFQDGTEYYFEVELD; from the coding sequence ATGAGCAAAAAGCAATTCTTTATCGGAATTATCCTTGCCTCACTAATCGGAGGTATTGTCGCCTTGGCAGGCGTGGGCTTTTTGATGCAGCCCCAAAGTGCCAACAGTTTTGATGAAAAACAACAAGCTAGCTTTGTGAACCTATTGTCTGGAGAGGATTTCACCATACCAGATGGTATCAATTTCGTCGCATCAGCAGAAGTAGTCACCCCGGCAGTAGTCCATATTACCAGTCAGATTTCGTATACTCAATCTCCGGGTAGAGGACAAAGAGATCCATTGCAGGAGTTCTTTGGATTACCAAGCCCTGAAGGGAGAGATAATCAAAGATCTCCACAAGGAATGAGTTCAGGATCAGGTGTCATTATTTCGCCAGATGGCTATATCGTAACCAATAACCACGTGGTTGAAAATGCCACCAAAGTGGATATTTCCTTAGAAAATAATAAGAGATATTTAGCTAAAGTGGTGGGTACAGATCCAACCACTGATCTGGCATTATTGAAAATAGAAGGTGAGAACCTGCCTTTTGTGAAATTTGGAGATTCTGACCAGACCAAAATCGGTGAATGGGTCCTAGCAGTAGGAAATCCATTTAACTTGAATTCTACGGTAACCGCAGGTATTATTTCTGCAAAAGCCAGAAACATCAATATCCTTCAGGATGAAAACAATATGCAGATTGAATCTTTCTTGCAGACGGATGCAGTCGTGAACCCTGGTAATTCAGGTGGTGCATTAGTAAATCTTGCAGGTGAACTGATCGGGATTAATACTGCCATTGCTACTAGAACCGGAACCTTCTCGGGTTATTCATTTGCTGTGCCAAGTACATTGGTAAAAAAAGTAATGGATGATTTGATGAAATATGGAACAGTACAAAGAGGTTTGTTAGGAGTAACTATTCAAAGTGTCAGTCCAGAACTTGCAGAGTATCTGGATAAAGACTTCGGTGTAGATCAAGGAGTATATGTGAGTGGGGTAAATGAAAACAGTGGAGGAGCGGAAGCTGGCCTGAAACAGGGAGATATTATCATCGGTGTAGATGGAAGGGAAACTAATAACGTTTCTAACCTTCAAGAGCTGGTAGCTAGAAAACGCCCAGGAGACGAAGTTGAAGTGGAGTACCTGAGAGATGGAAAGACTTATAAAACCAAGGCTACCTTGAAGAACTTTGATGGTGATACCAAAATCATTAAGAAAGAAGTTCCTAAAACGTATGAGTTCGGAGGAATGGTATTCGAAGAATTGAAAAGCCAATTAAAAGAAGGCTTGAGAATTGATGGAGGAGCAATGATCAGTGTGGTAGGAGAATCAGAGTGGAGAGAGGCAGGAGCAAGACCTGGCTTTATCATCACTTCTATCATCAGTGATGAAGGCAGAGTGAGAATTAAATCTGTTGAACAGCTACTAGAAGTGTTGAATGATAAGTCAGGAGAAGATGTAGTAGTTCTGGGTATGTTCCAAGATGGTACAGAATATTATTTCGAAGTTGAGTTAGATTGA